ATATAATGGACTAAAACATATCCTTTTCACTACTCCAGTACTCCTTCTTTCAAAGAACATGAACACTGATGTGGCAAACAAAATCCCCTACAGAACCAACAACTTCTTAATACTATACAATTCAACtgacatataaaataaatcataaattcaCACATCAAATTTCATTATTACCGTGTTGCCAACCTGCATCCTAGGTCCAAAAGAATAACACTCTTGGGTTCCAAATGTTTGACCGGAAATTTCAGAAACAACccttgaaacaaaaatatgacaTAAGTCAACATGTTTCATCATCACAGTATTAATAAATGGAATTTAAGAATTGTCAAAGTGTGAAATTCATTACCTCCAAGGAAGTTTAAACGGAATAACCATGTTGTACAACTGTGTTCGATTTACATTCAATAAATTATCATCCTCAGTGTCATCATGTAGTGGCACAGTGCTTACAACAGGTCCAATATCCATAACGTCCTCAACGACATCCTTCAGTCCTTCGCAACAACCACCCACATCACTATACGTGAATGTTTGAAAACATTGCCCTTCCCCATGTGCCCCACCATGACCATGAACATCACCATCCTCTTCTTTACCATCATTCCCTTTCTCATAATCTTCCTTCCCAACACCTACCAATGTAGCCAAACTTCTTAAATCTTTATCCATTGCAACCATTTTTCTTTGGTTGTCTTCAATTTTCTTCATGACCACTTGTTCCCAACTTAACCCTAACTCATCTCCATCATCTTCCGCTATTGACCCTTCTTCCAAATGAAGGGCCGCACAAATGATTGAGTTTTGACGGTCCTCGTCCCGCAAAAACCACTCCCAACATATCTATAAACATCCTTATGTAAGTAatcatttaataacaaaaatacacAATTCATGTACTACATatcaaaaaaatgtcaattaaaATAACACCTAACTTACCTCTTTCCGTTTAAACAATTCCTCTATTTTGTTACACCTTAACTTAAGCGAACGCCAATTCATTATTCGCGGGAAGACAATGTCATGTGCACCGTCCGCTAAACCCAAACGTTCAACCGCCCATagctaaaaaacaaatattaaccaaaacattaatcatataataaacaaattatgcCCACatcaaatgtaataaaattttcaatttcttaccTGCAACACTGCAACATTCCCACTAAGACCTAGGTCCCTTATGTCACCTTGCCTTATCTTCCTTGAAGCATTTCCTAAACTATTTACCACAAATGTGTGCACAGCTTTTGCCCAATTATATTCGTACAAATTATCAATGTTAGCTAATACTCTAAAAGGCATGTTACTAACTGCCTTTGAATGTCTAGGAAAgtagaaaacaataaaacaaactaaaatatacaaacgACAAACACAATCAACATCCGTctcattattttgtattaacaACTTTATCCTATGTATGACATCTTTTACAGTGAATGACTTTGACGAAAATTGATGACAAACAACAGCATCAAagtcatcatcaaaatttacaTCTAAACCACCAACACCCAACCCTAAACCCATGCAAACATCGCCTACTGTAAATGGTACCATTGTTTGCTTCAAAACAAAAGATTCGTTGCGGCTAACCCAACGTCTAACCATTTCCTTCAACAAAGGAGTGCAGAAGTCAATTGGACTGTTCATATAAACACACAACTTGAACAGATTCATTTCGATACGTGTCCTATGACTGTCGCGTAGTATGGAATTAAGGTCCACTATCGGTTTTGTGTGACTTCATGCCCGCAACCGCAactacaattcattttcaaacaattaaacCATCATACCCTGTTTTGAAAGAAAGGTTAAACTTTTCGTATTGTTAAATATACTTACATTCTTGTAACCTTCTTCGTTATTGCAATCCATGACTACCAATCGAACAGAATTACAGCAACAATGTAAGATTAACCACAACACTTGTATAAAAATGAGTAACAGAACAACACTAAATCCAATCCAAAAACAACATCATCCATGTATTCAACATTCATTccactgaaaaataaaaaaaaaaaccaacctTCAGTGAAGACGACGTGTGGCGGTTGGAACGGAGACGGTTTGCCTAAGGTGTCGGTGGAACTCACAGTgcggaaaacccctctttttggtCCACCTCACAGCCCACACTCCGGCGAAcctccggcggcactccgggacAGGGACGGAACCACCTGGGACGATGCGACACCTTCAACGCCTCCCTAGGTCGCTGGGCCGGAACGGAGGAAACACGATGCTGTGTTCGCATCGAGCGCTCGACGTCGGAGCTGCGGCGCCGTCAAACGGAACGGGCTCGAGGCGTTCGATCTCTCCGACACGGCCTTCAACAGTGGATGGCGGCACTCCGGCGCGGACTCGGTCTCTCTCTCTGTCGCTCGTcaaccctttctccaactctcttgTCTCTCTGTCTAGGTCACGTTTGAGCGTCTCCAATGTTCGCGCCCGCTTCTCTCTCTACGAAGTTCGaatatcatttcaaatttcGAACGCTCACCCTAAACTGCCCATGCCCGTCCCTCGCCACGTCACACTTCAACCAGGTTTTCTCAGAATGCAGCAGCTTTTTCACCCTAAAACGTGGACCGCTCAATGGCTGACACGTGTGCCGTAttcaaatgttgtcaaatttggttgttcgagtattattttccaaaaaaatatatatgatcaCAATCTGGAAATCTTCAAACTTTCATTctgttttctttcttaatttttttaggaatgattctttcaaagttttttttttctattaaaatttcGTTTATATGATTGTTTAATcagaatataattttaaaaatattttttcaatccAAATGGTACTATTGATTTTTGTAACCAAAGATGAATTAAATGATATTgtaatattcataaaatatgtTATCTATGGTAAATTATTAAGTCACTTACTAACTTAGtttgtgtttaaaaaatatatttaaaagcataaactttttttagatgataaatattatagttattttttccCAATTactatcatttatattttaatatatttttattatttatatttttatttagtattattaatttcaattatttaaatattattaattattatagtatttgtaatactaatttaatattctttatataattCAGATTTAACATTATAAATTGAAGcgattaataaatattttaatgttatacaatgaaaatcataaaatataaattaaatataacagtGGTCTAAATtgataagtaaaaaataattttgcaaaaagtaaaaatttaattaaaataatatttattaaatcaactcatttaaatgaaataatttattcaaatgaagaaaaagtctatctaactttaaaaaaaagtactacgatttttaataaaaattaaaaaaatctaaaattataattgcatgtttttaactgaaaacataaatttatttgtacAATAAAACTTAGGTcgttttattatttactttactAAATTTGTCTACTTTATCAAGTTATCATTTTAGAActgataaattataaatttatcgttttaaaaaattatttttttatttataaatattttgtcgCACAACCACCGAACAGAAAGATACTTTTACCTTTTGtctctaaatatattttttccataCGGAATGtcgaaaataatatttaaatttttttacacatCCTAGAAAATACGATATGAAGTAGATTCAAAAGCTTtcaaattagatattttaaatgagTTATTTGACAAATACACAGGGATTTGTGAATTTGGCAAACCTAGCCTGTAGCTTAAAGCAAGGGATTTCAAATTATTAGTTCAAATTAAGAACTCTTACAAGCAAGTAGAGAATATGTACCAACATCTAAGTTGATAGAGTTTGGGAGAGGGAATTTCCCGAAGTCTCAATTATTTGAGAAATTATTCTGAAAAGAACATTTTGAACTAGATTTTAGATGGGAAAGTTTATTTTACAAGGATTAATGTTAAatagaatataatttaaatatgattgtAAAGTTATAGAACTCTAAGAATAATTTAGAATGACTTATTAGATTAGGAAAATTATTAGAGGAAAATATTGATAGATAAATTAAGGTTTAAACCTTCGgatggtcctcgtatttataCGAGAATCTCAAatgggtcatcgttttttttcggtctcaattggatcatattttttgtaaaagtgaGCCAATTTTATCCTAACCGTTAAATGCTCTCAGACGGCGTTAAGTTTAGCTGAactgtgttttatattttgatggcgTGGCATTGTTGATTAAAATTGATGgctgatgtgttttaaaatcaAATCCACGTGGCACCGCTTCTTCTTTCCTCCAACCATTGATCACCTTTCACCTCTTCCGCTCCTCCTCCGCCCAAGTTGCTTTCTTCCCACTCCCATCCTCAAACCCTCGCTCCCCAGACACACACCCTTTCTCCCTCTCAAACTAAAAAAAGCCGTCGTTGGGGGCACGTTTGTCGAACTCTTCTTCTCCTCCGCCGACAAAGCACCTCATCTTCCATTCTCTTCTTTGAATGTCAACAAGGTCATAAATGTCAGAATCgactgcagcggaatggttagcgtggaataacaaaccaagagggtttttaatacgaacgtgtgccttttaatttctactcaattaaacttaccaagcaattaataaagacaaataaagagagtaaggttgagagaaatttgcacagatgattttatcctggttcagatcttaccaatcctacgtccagtcgtttatctcaaagcaagataaacaattcactaatcacaaaacaattacaaattacaatcacaaagaaacaatttgtaagagtttagaaaccacctctcttgataccacaagagatgaacctacacctcctttgagtcttcacaaaggatgaacacctcctccgaatacttcacgaaggatgaacacctcctccaaatacttcacgaaggatgattctcttccaaacacctccttagacacaccaaggatgaactagctatttcctctgtcaccgtagcagcacttcaccagctccacagacacgagtttcacaagccgaacaagaacacacaagtctcaagaatttttgagtatttgagcacaagggaagagtttctgtgtttctttgttgaaaggaaatgagagtctatttatagactcatccaaaggctcttccatttttcgttttcatcctttctcactgtgttaatcgattaatttaagtggttaatcgattaacgcaccaacggatagtccaacgacTCTAAaaacgactagtttttcaaacggtcactttgttaatcgattaacagcctctgctaatcgattaacgctaatcgattaacagcccttgttaatcgattagcatgcagtgctgtgcttctccattcgtctctggaacaatcgattactgacctctgttaatcgattagcactgcacagtttttgcttcttggttcatttttacatcacttttgaatgcaaacataaaaccactattttcctatgttcatacagttattacaaaagttaaaagtcttcaaaaatcattcttcatgagtcttggttgttcttgacttgatttggacatcatcaaaacttcatcttcatcattttgctaacaatctccccctttttgatgatgatcaaaaacttcttgatttaaagcttttggtaataatctgtatttaaaacacaacttaaggaagaaacaattgttagtgaacttagaaataagtttaaggctttaaatatttctccccctttttgatcattattaaaaagtgatgtataattgctccccctaaatttattagaaattatactcccccttaataaaaggatatatgcatagaaatattaaggaaaaacaacatacattttatcaaagacaacatgcacacattcttctatttcaaatgtttaaagcaaaaacatttttaaaaaatattcttaaatatgaaacatttggtacccaactattttgtatgggtcctttgggttagatttagaaaaaagaaatcattttataacccaaacatatctaccacttggaacaccataatgcttaattttacatttatttgaagtatgaccctttttcatacaataaaagcatgatacaacatttgtgttcctataagttgttcctttttctacccaagttctacgggttctatgattatgtttatttttaattctaggaacatacttatttttaacaaccttattttcattatttttactacattctcctgaggttgtttcatctagtagtttcttataattaacacaagatgcacattcatcactactagtaaatttacccttttcaaaaaattaaactttatttttcaaatctttattttcttcaaaaatattttcaaaatttaattttaaatttttattttcttcagaaatattttcaaaatttaattttaaatttttgaaatcctttttcaatttcttatgagctttatctaatttttcagattctactattaaagcaacataagtttcatgcaattcatcttcactaatttgactataattatcagaatcgctagatgtacttacttggcttccagcgtcgtcgttcaccactcAACAgatgttttcttcttcattagaTCGCTCAAATCGGAAATtgtttcgttgtcatcgtcccatgcgatgtagactttctttttcttttgatttgggcagtctggttttagatgccccttttctccacagccgtagcatcggtaatttgaggaagatactggattatcATTCTTTTCGTATTttaatcttcctttgtcttttgatttcaagaacctgttgagcctttttatcatgagtctcaaattttcttcatcttctgaatcttcatcttccattttgctcttgctcctttctacctcagatttcaaggctagactctttttcttagtttttgcttttgcttcttcttcatctagtcttccgaggtcaagttcatgttccctcaactttccaaaaagtgccgccatagtcatggtgttgagattttgtgactccgagattgcagtcacctttggttgccacgacctgtctaaagacttcaagattttaatgttaagttcatcggtatcaaatgacttacccagtccaatgagatgattgacaatgttggtgaagcgtttttgaacgtctgaaattgtttctccttgcttcatccggaacatttcatactcttggATTAAAGAGTTCTTCCTTGCCCTCTTTACatcatctgttccttcatgcGTCACTCTGAGTAcatcccacatttcttgagcagttttgcagacagagaccctgtagaactcatcaacagtcaacgctgatgcaatgatattcTGGGCTTTTACGTCATTCTgagatcttctcttttcttcaatggtccattgatcacggggctttggttcgtGTGTATTGTCAGTAGGAACAGAAAAGCCAGACGcaataacatcccaaatatcacaattaatagattcaataaatatttgcattctgaccttccaaaatgcgtaattttcacctgtgaatagtggtggtctatggATAGAAgcatgataacagttgaaaaactgttattttcatgcttaaaattgatactaaaagcaacctttagacttagaaactagcttgaaatcatgccttttatctatattttcagaaataagagagctggacaggtttatgcttgatttcagtgtttttgtgcaggttttaaggtgaatttagtgaaagaagtaaagaagaagagaagtggaatcataaaaggaagcaaagagtgcaaaaagagaagtcgaaggcaccgctcagcggcattttaccgctgagcggcactcaggaggtcacgggaggtccgctgaggggcaaactggccgctgaggggaagaaaagtgaagcgaggtcaccgctgagcggtatttaccgctgagcggcactttttgggcttgggcttttgtaatcttttgtaactctagaatagtatataaggacttgcacgtcctagggttaggatctttggcagaacgtaggcaaacactctctcttccacccctttgaaggaggatcttggatgctcaggctacctcttcaccttttcagggtttattctttcatactttcattgtaattcatctaggttcaccacgaatatggtgaactaaactctgtatgtttgttggggaatcaatgtaatctcttgaagctctcatatatggaatttatgcttgcatcttaatctaagatttatgctttctttcatcattagttagggtttttcctctttgctcaatgcttgcatagtttaactcattcaatgcatgattattggttttgtcgatacggacacgtacggggaagtctagatccggggaatttctcccaatattatattggttgtcgttaagctcctgcacttatgaactaatcattaggaatgctaggaattgtatgaactcgtgattagggagaagccatctagaatggtactttagagagtggcattaacaatgatgatttgaatgttgaattcctaaaatgtatgagagtggatgagatgaaattgacccccaacaacatattcattcatatatttcattgaaagtgtttatcttttgtctttgccattgatcaaattacatgcatacatgtttattttcgtcttttgcataatataatccaaatatttcgtttgtaagtcttagttaatcaagaaaccacacaactaaactaggccgtgagtcctttgggaagaacgatacttggtcttaccaagtttattacttgaacgattcggtcatacttgccgattgaaaaacaagtttgtgacatcatattttggtgcttacaaatttgtccatcaaagCACCCTCTACGAATGTTTGATACGATCTCGCCATTTGAattactatcaaagcaagctctgataccaattgtcagaagcggctgcaacggaatggttagcgtggaataacaaaccaagagggtttttaatacgaacgtgtgccttttaatttctactcaattaaacttaccaagcaattaataaagacaaataaagagagtaaggttgagagaaatttgcacagatgattttatcctggttcggatcttaccaatcctacgtccagtcgtttatctcaaagcaagataaacaattcactaatcacaaaacaattacaaattacaatcacaaagaaacaatttgtaagagtttagaaaccacctctcttgataccacaagagatgaacctacacctcctttgagtcttcacaaaggatgaacacctcctccgaatacttcacgaaggatgaacacctcctccgaatacttcacgaaggatgattctcttccgaacacctccttagacacaccaaggatgaaccgactatttcctctatcaccgtagcagcacttcaccagctccacagacacaagtttcacaagccgaacaagaacacacaagtctcaagaatttttgagtatttgagcacaagggaagagtttctgtgtttttttgttgaaaggaaatgagagtctatttatagactcatccaaaggctcttccatttttcgttttcagcctttctcactgtgttaatcgattaacttaagtggttaatcgattaacgcaccaacggatagtccaacggctctagaaacgactagtttttcaaacgttcactttgttaatcgattaacagcctctgctaatcgattaacgctaatcgattaacagcccttgttaatcgattagcatgcagtgctgtgcttctccattcgtctctggaacaatcgattactgacctctgttaatcgattagcactgcacagtttttgcttcttggttcatttttacatcacttttgaatgcaaacataaaaccactattttcctatgttcatacagttattacaaaagttacaagtcttcaaaaatcattcttcatgagtcttgggttttcttgacttgatttggacatcatcaaaagttcatcttcatcattttgctaaca
This Vigna angularis cultivar LongXiaoDou No.4 chromosome 4, ASM1680809v1, whole genome shotgun sequence DNA region includes the following protein-coding sequences:
- the LOC108330374 gene encoding uncharacterized protein LOC108330374 — protein: MRTQHRVSSVPAQRPREALKVSHRPRWFRPCPGVPPEVRRSVGCEVDQKEGFSALPIDFCTPLLKEMVRRWVSRNESFVLKQTMVPFTVGDVCMGLGLGVGGLDVNFDDDFDAVVCHQFSSKSFTVKDVIHRIKHSKAVSNMPFRVLANIDNLYEYNWAKAVHTFVVNSLGNASRKIRQGDIRDLGLSGNVAVLQLWAVERLGLADGAHDIVFPRIMNWRSLKLRCNKIEELFKRKEICWEWFLRDEDRQNSIICAALHLEEGSIAEDDGDELGLSWEQVVMKKIEDNQRKMVAMDKDLRSLATLVGVGKEDYEKGNDGKEEDGDVHGHGGAHGEGQCFQTFTYSDVGGCCEGLKDVVEDVMDIGPVVSTVPLHDDTEDDNLLNVNRTQLYNMVIPFKLPWRVVSEISGQTFGTQECYSFGPRMQVGNTGILFATSVFMFFERRSTGVVKRICFSPLYASNIIGFDDIVNAEFLFVPIIHDGHWWCYAVKIPSLEIFDCGVIVLKIMELWDGIDKYERKTMPSYTTEELQQVRENYVCQWILDVDNVRRNEVLEDLGML